Proteins encoded within one genomic window of Arachis ipaensis cultivar K30076 chromosome B08, Araip1.1, whole genome shotgun sequence:
- the LOC107610818 gene encoding uncharacterized protein LOC107610818, with amino-acid sequence MQVNHKLKIVEGATLADKKRYQRLIGKLIYLSHTRPNIAYAVGIVSQFMHKPQEDHMKAAMRIVRYLKGAPGSGIIFKRNGHLKVEAYIDTDWAGNPNDRRSIAGYFTLVRGNLVTWKSKKHKVVALSSAEVEF; translated from the coding sequence ATGCAAGTTAATCACAAGTTGAAGATAGTAGAAGGTGCAACCCTAGCAGATAAGAAAAGGTACCAGCGACTGATTGGGAAACTAATTTACTTATCACATACTCGGCCTAACATAGCTTATGCTGTGGGAATAGTAAGTCAGTTTATGCATAAGCCACAAGAAGATCATATGAAAGCCGCTATGAGGATAGTTCGATATTTGAAGGGAGCTCCAGGAAGTGGAATCATATTCAAAAGGAATGGCCATTTGAAGGTTGAGGCATACATTGATACAGATTGGGCGGGCAATCCAAACGATAGAAGATCAATAGCTGGTTACTTTACACTTGTTAGAGGGAACCTGGTAACTTGGAAAAGCAAGAAGCATAAAGTTGTAGCACTTTCAAGTGCAGAGGTAGAATTTTGA